The following proteins are encoded in a genomic region of Populus nigra chromosome 16, ddPopNigr1.1, whole genome shotgun sequence:
- the LOC133676037 gene encoding zinc finger CCCH domain-containing protein 67 isoform X1: MEQQIELPIQIQTEIPQLGLQPSSSLPPSPPGTSPSSEPDQTAQDDDNYLHQELQNQLDLREEFIELNDFHEEEEEEEEFKSKERDKKSEIFYENDNESSEKEGDDLEKKNERSDENANNNRRYHQYPVRPEAEDCAFYMKTGTCKFGVNCKFNHPVRRKNQAVKENMKEREEAIEKPGQTECKYYLRTGGCKYGKACRFNHTREKTFSVPPLKTPMPSILELNFLGLPIRPGEKQCEFYMRNGSCKYGATCKYNHPDPMAVGGSDLTSAFVNGGTASLPAPSPSSVGSWSSPRALNDPTPFVPYVFSPTRLPSQSSEWNGYQGTLYPPERSLHPPPSYAMSNPATESNVYAPQQQQTVVDEFPERPGQQLCSYFMKFGDCKFKSNCKYHHPKNRIPKSPSLTLSDKGLPLRPDQIICSYYSRYGICKFGPACKFDHSIQPPSSGSADDQHTAFGNSVTQEKARMAESGNGSDISVEQPV, encoded by the exons ATGGAACAACAAATTGAATTACCAATCCAAATTCAAACCGAAATCCCTCAATTAGGGCTTCAACCTTCTTCTTCACTTCCTCCTTCTCCTCCAGGTACCTCTCCTTCGTCCGAACCTGATCAAACGGCCCAGGATGACGATAACTATCTTCATCAAGAGCTACAGAACCAGCTCGACTTGAGAGAGGAGTTTATAGAGTTGAATGATTTTcatgaagaagaggaggaggaggaggaatttAAGAGTAAAGAGAGAGATAAAAagagtgaaattttttatgagaATGACAACGAGAGCAGTGAGAAGGAAGGTGATGATTTAGAGAAGAAGAATGAAAGAAGTGATGAAAATGCTAATAACAATAGAAGGTATCATCAGTATCCGGTGAGACCTGAAGCAGAGGATTGTGCCTTTTATATGAAGACTGGGACTTGCAAATTTGGAGTTAATTGCAAGTTCAATCATCCTGTTAGAAGGAAAAATCAG GCTGTCAAGGAGAACATGAAGGAAAGGGAAGAAGCAATAGAGAAGCCTGGCCAGACTGAATGCAAG TACTACCTGAGGACAGGAGGCTGCAAGTATGGAAAAGCTTGTAGGTTCAACCACACGAGAGAAAAAACTTTTTCAGTGCCCCCGCTGAAGACACCAATGCCATCAATTTTAGAGCTGAACTTTCTGGGCCTGCCAATCCGTCCG GGAGAGAAACAGTGTGAGTTTTACATGCGTAATGGCTCCTGCAAGTATGGAGCTACCTGCAAGTATAATCATCCAGATCCTATGGCTGTGGGAGGAAGTGACCTGACTTCGGCATTTGTTAATGGGGGAACTGCTTCTCTACCAGCTCCATCACCATCAAGTGTAGGCTCTTGGTCTTCACCGAGGGCATTAAACGATCCTACACCCTTTGTGCCATATGTGTTTTCACCAACTCGACTTCCTTCTCAAAGTTCAGAGTGGAATGGATATCAG GGTACTCTATACCCTCCTGAAAGAAGTCTGCATCCACCTCCATCTTATGCCATGAGCAACCCAGCAACTGAAAGTAATGTATATGCACCTCAGCAACAGCAAACAGTAGTTGATGAATTCCCAGAACGACCTGGCCAACAACTGTGCAGTTACTTCATGAAATTCGGGGACTGTAAGTTCAAATCTAACTGCAAATATCACCATCCAAAGAATCGGATTCCAAAGTCACCCTCATTAACTCTTAGTGACAAGGGCCTGCCACTGAGACCT GATCAAATCATCTGCTCTTACTACAGCCGCTATGGTATCTGTAAGTTTGGGCCTGCCTGTAAATTTGATCATTCAATACAACCGCCTTCATCAGGATCTGCTGATGATCAGCACACTGCCTTTGGCAACTCTGTGACCCAGGAAAAGGCTAGAATGGCTGAAAGCGGAAATGGAAGTGATATTTCGGTTGAGCAGCCTGTGTAA
- the LOC133676037 gene encoding zinc finger CCCH domain-containing protein 13 isoform X2 produces MSNPATESNVYAPQQQQTVVDEFPERPGQQLCSYFMKFGDCKFKSNCKYHHPKNRIPKSPSLTLSDKGLPLRPDQIICSYYSRYGICKFGPACKFDHSIQPPSSGSADDQHTAFGNSVTQEKARMAESGNGSDISVEQPV; encoded by the exons ATGAGCAACCCAGCAACTGAAAGTAATGTATATGCACCTCAGCAACAGCAAACAGTAGTTGATGAATTCCCAGAACGACCTGGCCAACAACTGTGCAGTTACTTCATGAAATTCGGGGACTGTAAGTTCAAATCTAACTGCAAATATCACCATCCAAAGAATCGGATTCCAAAGTCACCCTCATTAACTCTTAGTGACAAGGGCCTGCCACTGAGACCT GATCAAATCATCTGCTCTTACTACAGCCGCTATGGTATCTGTAAGTTTGGGCCTGCCTGTAAATTTGATCATTCAATACAACCGCCTTCATCAGGATCTGCTGATGATCAGCACACTGCCTTTGGCAACTCTGTGACCCAGGAAAAGGCTAGAATGGCTGAAAGCGGAAATGGAAGTGATATTTCGGTTGAGCAGCCTGTGTAA
- the LOC133675261 gene encoding lysine-specific demethylase REF6: MAAPSGLSLDPPQPPTTTEVCQWLKNLPLAPEYRPTLSEFQDPIAYIFKIEKEASQYGICKIIPPVLPSAKKTTLSNLNRSLCARNGGSSAPTFTTRQQQIGFCPRKPRPVQKPVWQSGETYTFQEFETKARTFEKNYLKKFSKKGALSPLEIETLYWKATLDKPFSVEYANDMPGSAFSPRKKEGQGGVAGEGMSVGDTEWNMRGVSRAKGSLLRFMKEEIPGVTSPMVYVGMMFSWFAWHVEDHDLHSLNYMHMGAGKTWYGVPREAAVAFEEVVRVHGYGGEINPLVTFAVLGEKTTVMSPEVFISAGVPCCRLVQNAGEFVVTFPRAYHSGFSHGFNCGEAANIATPEWLMVAKDAAIRRASINYPPMVSHFQLLYDLALEFCTRIPVNISAKPRSSRLKDKQKGEGEMLVKEQFVKNMIQNNDLLHILGKGSSVVLLPRGSSDISVCSKLRVGSQLRDNPTLGLCSQKDVMKSSKSSGSGDILQDKNQEINQVKGIFSVKAKFASLCERNRFSTLNGNECSQSMNTGTERGRSIHGDKLSDQRLFSCVTCGILSFDCLAIIQPKEAASRYLMSADCSFFNDWAVGSGVTRDVFAVAGGIANISEQNSSRWVEKNTAAGFYDVPVQSPNYQIQMADQGVEVASSSAKQLEASALGLLALNYGNSSDSEEDQVEADLSHHDEINMTNCPLENKYQCQSSAFPSYKQKDYDAATGGLPQSPSRLDERDDVPLKANDMNPEHGDRRDDFKDKTDECSFGFPTGNLASIESNSLDGRYRDPMSMSHVSLNCSPIVHDIEKTKFNRPIAPIENPDMPFTQRSDKDSSCMHVFCLEHAVEIEQQLRQIGGVHILLLCHPEYPRIEGEAKLVSEELGIDHLWNDITFRDAAKEDEERIQSALDSEEAIPGSGDWAVKLGINLFFSANLSRSPFYSKQMPYNSVIYNAFGLASSVSSTPKFKVYGRRSGKPKKVVAGKWCGKVWMSNQVHPFLVISDRVDQDHEQEQDRSFHASATPDEKLEKKPQTSNKTETTRKSGRKRKITAGSRSIKKVKFLEAEEPDSEDSMGDNCHRQRVRCGRKWAKSVESDDAVSDDPLAEHVRQQYRRMRRSKQAKSIKRENTVSYASVENKFQKQLKRAHRSDRAKFFERQSAASDNSLDDNSDQWHERAPRSTRAKYTESEDAFSDDSPEESSPWLHGRVPKSKQLKYIDKEGAISDDSLESGSHQHNRRVSRGKRAQLIKRNDVVSDDSLDESAYQRLPRFSRSKLAKLIERENAVSDDSLDDNIHQHHGRVLKSKQAKFVEGEDAISDDSHEDNTDWQCKRIPRSKMAKFVESEDAASDDLQEDDTHEHRRRIPKSKKTNFIEREVVISDDLWENNTHRHPRKAPRSKQARFIEREDLVSDDLLEDNSDQQQKRILRSKQKKSATLCQMKQGTRKPKHIAPKMIKKETLKLIKQERQIKQETPQQRIGKSELNARQFDSHSEEGVEGGPSTRLRKRPSKPPKQLETKLKEKQQNSRKKLKDASAVKAPVGRKNVKIKDEEAEYQCDIDGCTMSFGSKQELAMHKRNICPVKGCGKKFFSHKYLVQHRRVHIDDRPLKCPWKGCKMTFKWAWARTEHIRVHTGARPYVCAEEGCGQTFRFVSDFSRHKRKTGHSAKKSRG, from the exons ATGGCAGCTCCAAGTGGGTTAAGTTTAGACCCACCACAACCTCCAACAACTACAGAAGTATGTCAATGGCTAAAGAACTTACCTTTAGCACCTGAATACCGTCCAACACTATCTGAATTCCAAGATCCAATTGCTTACattttcaaaattgaaaaagaagctTCCCAATATGGAATCTGCAAAATTATCCCTCCTGTCTTACCCTCTGCTAAAAAAACCACTCTTTCTAATCTCAACCGCTCTCTCTGCGCCCGTAACGGTGGTTCCTCCGCCCCCACATTCACCACACGACAGCAGCAGATCGGATTTTGCCCCAGGAAACCCCGCCCTGTTCAAAAACCCGTGTGGCAGAGCGGGGAGACCTACACATTTCAAGAATTTGAAACCAAGGCTAGAACCTTTGAGAAGAATTACTTGAAGAAGTTCTCTAAGAAGGGAGCTCTTTCTCCATTAGAAATTGAAACCCTTTATTGGAAAGCTACTTTAGATAAGCCTTTTTCTGTAGAATATGCGAATGATATGCCTGGTTCTGCGTTTTCTCCGAGGAAAAAGGAGGGACAAGGAGGGGTTGCTGGGGAGGGAATGAGTGTGGGGGATACTGAGTGGAATATGAGGGGAGTTTCAAGGGCAAAAGGGTCCTTGTTGAGGTTTATGAAGGAGGAAATACCTGGGGTTACTTCGCCTATGGTTTATGTTGGGATGATGTTTAGTTGGTTTGCTTGGCATGTTGAGGATCATGATTTGCATAGCTTAAATTATATGCATATGGGTGCTGGGAAGACTTGGTATGGTGTGCCTAGAGAGGCTGCTGTTGCATTTGAGGAAGTTGTTAGGGTTCATGGGTATGGCGGAGAGATTAATCCTCTTG TTACATTTGCTGTTCTTGGTGAGAAGACGACAGTAATGTCACCTGAAGTATTTATCAGTGCAGGTGTACCATGCTGCAG GTTAGTCCAAAATGCTGGGGAATTTGTGGTCACCTTCCCAAGAGCCTATCATTCAGGGTTCAGTCATG GATTCAATTGTGGGGAGGCAGCCAATATTGCAACGCCTGAATGGTTGATGGTTGCTAAAGATGCTGCTATTCGAAGAGCTTCAATCAATTACCCTCCTATGGTGTCTCATTTCCAGTTACTTTATGATCTTGCACTCGAATTTTGTACAAG AATACCCGTGAACATCAGTGCTAAACCACGGAGTTCAAGACTGAAAGATAAGCAAAAGGGTGAAGGAGAAATGCTGGTTAAAGAGCAATTTGTGAAAAATATGATACAGAATAATGACCTGCTTCATATTCTTGGAAAAGGATCTTCAGTGGTGCTTCTTCCACGAGGTTCTTCAGACATTTCTGTTTGTTCAAAATTACGAGTTGGATCCCAGTTAAGAGACAACCCCACCCTTGGATTATGCAGCCAGAAGGATGTTATGAAATCCTCAAAAAGCTCAGGTTCTGGTGACATCTTGCAGGACAAGAACCAGGAAATCAATCAAGTGAAAGGCATCTTTTCAGTGAAAGCAAAGTTTGCTTCTTTGTGTGAAAGGAATAGATTTTCCACATTAAATGGAAATGAATGCTCACAGAGTATGAACACAGGCACTGAAAGAGGTCGTTCCATTCATGGTGATAAGTTGTCAGACCAGAGACTGTTTTCATGCGTCACATGTGGGATATTGAGCTTTGATTGCCTTGCCATCATTCAACCAAAGGAAGCAGCTTCTAGATACCTCATGTCAGCTGATTGCAGCTTCTTTAATGATTGGGCCGTTGGTTCTGGAGTAACTAGGGATGTTTTTGCTGTTGCTGGTGGGATTGCAAACATTTCTGAGCAGAATTCCTCAA GGTGGGTGGAAAAGAATACCGCGGCTGGTTTTTATGACGTCCCTGTTCAATCTCCTAATTACCAAATTCAGATGGCAGATCAAGGTGTTGAAGTGGCTTCCAGCTCTGCAAAACAGTTAGAGGCTTCTGCTCTTGGCCTGTTAGCTTTGAATTATGGAAATTCTTCTGACTCTGAGGAAGATCAGGTTGAAGCAGATCTATCTCACCATGATGAAATTAACATGACAAACTGTccattagaaaacaaatatcAGTGTCAGAGTTCTGCCTTCCCTTCTTACAAGCAGAAGGACTATGATGCTGCAACCGGTGGTCTCCCTCAATCTCCATCAAGACTTGATGAGCGGGATGATGTTCCTCTCAAAGCTAATGATATGAATCCAGAACATGGAGATAGACGAGATGATTTCAAGGATAAAACTGATGAGTGTTCTTTTGGCTTCCCAACCGGTAACCTTGCTTCAATTGAATCAAACAGTTTGGATGGTAGATACAGAGATCCGATGTCAATGTCACACGTGTCTTTAAATTGTTCCCCAATTGTCcatgatattgaaaaaacaaagttcAACAGGCCTATTGCACCAATAGAGAATCCAGACATGCCATTTACCCAAAGATCTGACAAAGATTcttcatgcatgcatgtgttCTGTCTTGAGCATGCTGTAGAAATAGAACAGCAACTTCGTCAAATTGGTGGAGTACATATATTGCTTCTCTGTCATCCag AGTATCCCAGGATTGAAGGGGAGGCAAAGTTAGTGTCAGAAGAACTGGGGATTGATCATCTATGGAATGACATCACTTTCAGGGATGCTGCCAAAGAGGACGAGGAGAGGATCCAGTCAGCTTTGGATAGTGAGGAAGCCATACCAGGGAGTGGGGACTGGGCTGTAAAGTTGGGGATCAATCTCTTTTTCAGTGCCAACCTCAGCCGATCTCCTTTTTATAGTAAGCAGATGCCATACAATTCTGTTATATACAATGCGTTTGGTCTTGCTTCTTCAGTTAGCTCGACCCCAAAATTCAAGGTGTATGGAAGGAGGTCTGGCAAGCCAAAAAAAGTTGTGGCTGGGAAATGGTGTGGAAAAGTTTGGATGTCAAATCAAGTTCATCCCTTTCTAGTGATAAGTGATCGTGTGGATCAAGATCATGAACAAGAACAAGATAGAAGCTTCCATGCTTCGGCAACACCAGATGAAAAGCTTGAGAAAAAACCACAAACCAGCAACAAAACTGAAACCACTAGAAAATCTGGGAGGAAGAGGAAAATAACAGCAGGGAGTCGATCGATTAAGAAAGTAAAGTTTCTGGAAGCAGAAGAACCGGATTCAGAAGACTCGATGGGGGATAATTGTCATAGGCAGCGTGTGAGGTGCGGGCGCAAATGGGCCAAATCTGTTGAGAGTGATGATGCAGTTTCAGATGATCCATTAGCAGAGCATGTTCGTCAGCAGTATAGGAGAATGCGTAGAAGCAAGCAAGCCAAATCTATCAAGAGGGAAAATACTGTTTCTTATGCGTCAGTGGAGAACAAGTTTCAAAAGCAGCTTAAGAGAGCTCACAGGAGTGACCGAGCCAAATTTTTTGAGAGACAATCTGCAGCTTCTGATAACTCACTGGATGATAATAGTGATCAGTGGCATGAGAGAGCTCCAAGAAGCACACGAGCAAAATATACTGAGAGTGAAGATGCATTTTCAGATGATTCACCAGAGGAGAGTTCTCCTTGGCTACATGGGAGGGTTCCTAAGAGCAAACAATTGAAATATATTGACAAGGAAGGTGCGATTTCAGATGATTCATTGGAGAGTGGCTCTCATCAGCACAACAGGAGGGTATCTAGAGGCAAGCGAGCCCAACTTATTAAAAGGAACGATGTGGTTTCTGATGATTCATTGGATGAAAGTGCATATCAGCGGCTCCCGAGATTTTCTAGAAGCAAGCTAGCCAAATTAATTGAGAGGGAAAATGCAGTTTCAGATGATTCATTGGACGACAATATCCACCAGCATCATGGAAGGGTTCTTAAAAGCAAGCAAGCCAAATTTGTTGAAGGGGAAGATGCAATTTCAGATGATTCTCATGAGGACAATACTGACTGGCAGTGCAAAAGAATTCCTAGAAGCAAAATGGCCAAATTTGTTGAGAGTGAAGATGCAGCTTCAGATGATCTGCAGGAGGATGATACCCATGAGCATCGCAGAAGAATTCCAAAAAGCAAAAAGACGAACTTTATTGAGAGGGAAGTTGTAATTTCTGATGATCTGTGGGAGAATAATACTCATCGGCACCCTAGGAAGGCTCCTAGAAGCAAGCAAGCCAGATTTATTGAGAGGGAAGATCTTGTTTCAGATGACTTGCTGGAGGATAATTCTGATCAGCAGCAGAAGAGGATTCTTCGAAGCAAGCAGAAGAAATCTGCAACACTTTGCCAAATGAAACAAGGGACTCGGAAACCAAAGCACATTGCCCccaagatgataaaaaaagaaaccctgaaattaataaaacaagagAGGCAAATAAAGCAAGAGACTCCTCAGCAACGTATTGGTAAAAGTGAGCTGAATGCTAGGCAGTTTGATTCACATTCTGAAGAGGGGGTAGAAGGTGGACCTAGCACGCGCCTTAGGAAAAGACCCTCAAAGCCTCCAAAACAGTTGGAAACAAAGCTGAAAGAAAAGCAACAAAACAGTAGGAAAAAACTGAAGGATGCTTCAGCAGTGAAGGCTCCAGTTGGCAGAAagaatgttaaaataaaagatgaggAAGCAGAATATCAGTGTGACATTGACGGGTGCACAATGAGTTTTGGATCAAAACAAGAGCTTGCAATGCACAAAAGAAACATTTGTCCAGTCAAGGGGTGTGGAAAGAAGTTCTTCTCACACAAATATTTAGTGCAGCATCGCCGAGTCCACATAGATGACCGCCCTCTCAAGTGCCCTTGGAAGGGATGCAAGATGACGTTCAAGTGGGCATGGGCCCGGACAGAACATATCAGGGTTCACACAGGTGCGCGTCCATATGTGTGTGCTGAGGAAGGCTGTGGACAAACATTCAGATTTGTGTCAGATTTCAGTCGTCACAAGCGTAAGACTGGTCATTCGGCAAAGAAAAGCAGGGGGTAA